A single region of the Sorghum bicolor cultivar BTx623 chromosome 9, Sorghum_bicolor_NCBIv3, whole genome shotgun sequence genome encodes:
- the LOC8071226 gene encoding germin-like protein 8-14, with translation MGVAMAIRTVVLLPAVLTLLSFLLLPLASLALTQDFCVADLTCSDTPAGYPCKSSVTANDFYYHGLAGQGKINPLIKAAVTPAFVGQFPGVNGLGISAARLDIEVGGVVPLHTHPAGSELLFVTQGTVAAGFISSGSNTVYTKTLYAGDVMVFPQGLLHYQYNAGTGPAVGLVAFSSSNPGLQITDFALFANNLPSAVVEKVTFLDDAQVKKLKSVLGGSG, from the coding sequence ATGGGCGTTGCCATGGCCATCAGGACGGTGGTGTTGCTCCCCGCCGTGCTCACGctcctctccttcctcctcctacCCTTGGCCTCCCTGGCGCTGACGCAGGACTTCTGCGTGGCCGACCTGACCTGCAGCGACACGCCGGCGGGGTACCCGTGCAAGTCCAGCGTCACCGCCAACGACTTCTACTACCACGGCCTGGCCGGGCAGGGCAAGATCAACCCGCTGATCAAGGCGGCCGTGACGCCGGCGTTCGTCGGCCAGTTCCCGGGCGTCAACGGGCTCGGCATCTCCGCGGCGAGGCTCGACATCGAGGTGGGCGGCGTGGTGCCGCTGCACACCCACCCGGCGGGCTCCGAGCTCCTCTTCGTGACCCAGGGCACCGTCGCCGCCGGCTTCATCAGCTCCGGCTCCAACACCGTCTACACCAAGACGCTGTACGCCGGCGACGTCATGGTGTTCCCGCAGGGACTGCTCCACTACCAGTACAACGCCGGCACCGGCCCCGCCGTCGGCCTCGTCGCCTTCAGCAGCTCCAACCCCGGCCTCCAGATCACCGACTTTGCCCTCTTTGCCAACAACCTCCCGTCCGCCGTCGTGGAGAAGGTCACCTTCTTGGACGACGCGCAGGTCAAGAAGCTCAAGAGTGTGCTCGGCGGCAGCGGTTAA